The sequence below is a genomic window from Neodiprion pinetum isolate iyNeoPine1 chromosome 7, iyNeoPine1.2, whole genome shotgun sequence.
TTTTGTCACTGACAGTTTGAAAGAACGGAGAAGAGGTACGTCGCCttttatgaaataataacaacatcGTGACTGAATTAGTTAAAAAGTTGACTTGTAAACCGGTCGAACAGCCGTGAAACTTTCGAGATGAAAAACAACAGAGAGAAGAAGCGGAGCTCCGCTTCTTCCTCGTGAGCTTCTCCTACAGTTGACTCTGACTTCGAGATACTTGCTGGAGAGGGGATATAAGGAGAGAATTAACGATAATTATACAAGACAAAACTTTCCAAAGAGAGAtagtgtgagagagagagaaagagggggaTGGGTAGTGAAATATACAACTTAAACAGCGCTATTCCGAAAGGCGAATATACCGGCTTTCCGAGCCTCGGCACCATCTTGCCGGGCCTTCCATGCACACGAGGTGGTAAAAGCCGAGAACCGAAACACCGTGGAATCAACGAGCCGTTCGTGGGCTAGTTTGAGGCGTTGTTACACACCTTCGTGACGCTATTCAAACCCGCAAATAGTTTACCCAAAACCGCCTCCTCAAGCTCTCGGTTGCAAGAGTCTTGGGGATAAAGACGTATTCAAGTGTCACACGCGAATCTTGAGTTGTGTTGTTGTTCCGACGGTTGAGTTTCTACGCCACACGAATTGTTTCCACTCCGCGTAGATTAGccactcactctctctctctctctctgcctaCCCCGGGCAGCACTTTAACCGACACACCTCGACGCTGAAATCCCGAATCGAAAATGAGAGGATGCAGAGCACTTGATAATCTGAATTTGGTGATTCTGACCTTTATTAGATTGCCTGAGCTTAGATATCGATCTATAGTTTATTACACTTGGTACCGAGCTTGGTAATCATTTTGCGAGcaatatttatacacaatGGTACTATCACTGGTTCTCACACTCTCTTTTCGCAGACGAAAGCTTTTCGGTCGAAACAGTTCTGACTGGATAATCCTGCGCTGCAACCTTTGATGGCAACGCAGTTCTGCGAGTTTGAGGGTTCGTACGGAGCCCACGGAAGGTAATACAATGTGTCATCTGTAGAAGGGGATGAAAATAAAGGTTGTATTACTTTTGTGGATCCATTTTTGTTACGGGCTTCGCAAAAAGGGGGAGAAAATTCGATACGCGAAACATACCGCAGTCGACTCTCGACCAATCCGTCGATGGTGACGTTCTTGATATGCCAACCCAAAGTTGAACACCTTGACTCTTCTTGGACCCCAGAAATCGAATCTTTTTACGAGTATCTATGAATGCCAGGCTGCCTCCTTCTTCCGCGCATACTTGCTTTGCCTCCAGCCAAGTTTTCGGGTCTGCGTGAATTTTGTAGGCTACCTTTTCATCTGTGTACTCGGTGTAACCAGAAGCTGGAAAAGT
It includes:
- the LOC124223187 gene encoding C-type lectin domain family 9 member A-like, producing the protein MASLFKSLSLIQIATCLLTVFAVFCCLAEAHTSLASGYTEYTDEKVAYKIHADPKTWLEAKQVCAEEGGSLAFIDTRKKIRFLGSKKSQGVQLWVGISRTSPSTDWSRVDCDDTLYYLPWAPYEPSNSQNCVAIKGCSAGLSSQNCFDRKAFVCEKRV